Genomic window (Caldinitratiruptor microaerophilus):
CGTCGGGCGGCCACGCTCCACGTCCTGGAGCATCGAGCAGCGGTTCGGCCCGGTGGCCCGGGCCACCGCCTCGGCCCGGGCCGCCGGGTCGGGGTCGAGGACCGGGGTGCCCCGCCGCCCGGCGACCGCCGCCACTTCCCGGGCAGCGCTCCGGAGCAGCCGGCGGGCCGAGGGGCTCTCCACGAGCGCGCCGTTCGGCACCCGCAGGAGCGCCCCCGGGCCGTTGATCGCCGCGTTCACGGCCAGCTTGGTCCACAGCGCCCGCTCGACCCCGGCCGCGCCCACGACTTCCACCTCGATCCCGGCCCGCCGCAGCACCGCCGCGACCTCCCCGGCGAACGCCGGGGGCGCCCCCCGCCACGGCCCGATCACGGTCGGGCCGGCGCCGGCGTGGACGACCAGCCCCGGCTCCGGCCGGCCCGCGCCGTGAGAGGTCACCCCGACGACCACCCGCCCGGCGCCCACCGCCTCCTCGATCGCCTCCGCGTTGCCGAGGCCGTTCTGCAGGGTCAGCACCGCCGTCCCGGGTCCCAGAAGCGGCAAGGCCCACCGGACCGCCTCCCGCGTCCGGTAGGCCTTGACGGCGATCAACACGAGGTCGACGGCTCCCACCTCAGCCGGGTCAGAGCTGACCCGGGGCCGGACCACCCGAACCGGTTCCCCGCCCATCACAGCCGCTCCACCGGCCGGGACGACCCGCAGCCCCTGCTGCCGGATGATCTCCAGGTGCGGGCCCGGCGGGTTGACCAGCCAGACCTCCTCACCGGCGAGGGTCAGGAACGCGCCAAAGAGGCTGCCGATCGCCCCCGCCCCCACGACGGCGATGCGGCGGCGCGGCGCCTCCCCGGCCATCGCTCATCCCTCCGTGCCGGCGACCGCGGCGAGGGAGGGCCTGGCCAGGATCCGGCGCAGCTCGTCCCCCTCCATGGACTCCCGGTCCTCGAGGATCTCGGCGACTCCGCCCAGGACCGCACGGTGCTGCTGCAGGTAGGCCCGAACGGCCTCCTCCTGCTCCTGCACCACCTTCGAGATGACCTCGTTCACCCGGGCGCGGTCGGCGCTCTCCATGTCCACCACGCCCATCTCGCTGAGCCCGCTCTCCACGATCTGCCGCGCCAGGTGCACGACCTTCTCGAAGTCCGACTGGGCGCCGGTGGAGCGGCTGCCGAAGACGACGTCCTCGGCGATCGCCCCGGCGAGTGCCACGCGGATCTGGCCTTCCAGCATCTCCCGGGTATACAGGTACCGGTCGTTCTCGGGATGCGAGCGCACGTAGCCCATGGCCCGCCCGCGCGGCGTGATGGTCACGGAAGCGACGCTGCCCGGCTCGACCCACTCGGCCACGACCGCGTGCCCGGCCTCGTGGACGGCGACCCGCCGCTTCTCCTCGGGCGTGGGCCGCCGGTCGACCTTCTCCCCGAGGATCACCTTGTCGATGGCCTCGACGAGGTGGCGCTGCTCGATGGCCTCCGCGCCCTCTCGCAGGGCCAGGATGGCCGCCTCGTTCGTCAGGCTCTCGAGCTGGGCGCCCGAGAAGCCGAAGGTCTGCCGGGCGATCTGCTCCAGGTCGACGTCCGGGCCCAGGGGCTTCTGCCGGACGTGGATCTCCAGGATGGCCAGCCGGCCCTTGAGGTCGGGGAGGTCCACCTGGACGATGCGGTCGAACCGGCCCGGCCGCAGGAGCGCCGGGTCGAGGAGGTCCGGCCGGTTCGTCGCGCCGACGACGACGATCTGGACGTCGGCGTCCGTCTGGATGCCGTCCATCTCGACGAGGAGCTGGTTCAGCGTCTGGTCGTACTCGAGGTGGCTCTGGTGCGCCCCTCGCCGGCCGCCCAGCACCTCGAGCTCGTCCAGGAAGATGATCGCGCTCGCCTTCCCGGCGTGCCGCGCCATCTCCCGGGCCCGGCGGAACAGGTCCCGCACCCGGCTGGCGCCCACGCCGGCGTACATCTCGACGAACTCGCTGCCGCTGGCCGCCAGGAACACGCTGTCGGTGTACGAGGCGGCCGCCTTGGCCAGGAGGGTCTTGCCCGTCCCCGGCGGGCCGGTCAGGAGGATCCCCTTCAGGGGCCGGATGCCCAGCTGGCGGATCCGGTCGCGCTGGACCACGAAGTCCAGCGCCTCCTTCAGCTCCTTCTTGGCGGTCTCCTGGCCCCCGATCTCGTCGAAGTCGACCCGCGGGATGGCTCCCGGGCCGGCGGCGGCGCGGGCCCGCGTGGGGGCGCGGAGGCCGGGAACCTGGGAGAAGAGGAAGAACAGGCCCGCCAGCGCGAAGGCGGGGAGCACGTTGTAGCCCTGCAGTCCCAGGAACACCCCGATACCCAGAGCCGCCCCCAGGGCGATCTCGGCGAGCCCCGGCCGCTGCCGCAACGGTTCCCTCACCTCCTGCCCGCCGGGCCGTCGGGCCGCGGCAGGACCGCGTACAGGTAGTCCGATCCCTCGTGCAGTTGCAGGTACAGGCGGTCCGGGTCGATGAACACCCGTGCCCGGTCCAGCCCGAGGGCCCGTGCCCGCTCCTCCACCCGGTCGACGAGGTCGCCGTACCGTCCCGTCGCCAGCGCCTCCTGGAGGAGCGGGTTGATGCGGTAGAACGCCTCCTCAAGCGCCGGGCTGCGGCGGTCGGCCACCTCGAGCCGGAACGGCTCGCCGCCCAGGATGCGGGCGACCCCCTCGTAGAGGTGCCGGTACGTGCGGGAGAGGTCCGGCACGTCCCGCAGTTCCACACGGAGGACCCGGGTCCCGGCCACCGTGTCCTCGCTGTACCCCAGGACCTCGGGCTGGCTGCGGAGGAATCCCTGCAGCGGCTCCTCCCGGGTGACCGCGCGCAGGCCCCAGCTGGCGGCCAGGAGCAGGGCCAGCGTGGCGACGAGGCTGCCCGCCACCCAGCGCCACCTGAGGTTCCGCAGCTGCTCCAACGCGGCGCTCCCCCCGGGAACGGAGCTTCACATAATCCGGCCAAAGGGCACCCCAATTATACCATGGGAGCGGGCGCCCGGCCCTCGCGCAGGGCGCGGGAAGTTGTGCCTGGAGTGGGCGCCTCTGGCGCCAGCCGGGCCACGAGGTCGTAGCCCCGGACCCCCGTGATCTCGGCGGCCACGAAGTCCCCGGGCCGCAGGCCCGCGTCCGGGGCATGGAGCCGCACCACCCCGTCCACGTCCGGGGACTGTCCCTGCGTTCGTCCCACGTACCAGCCGGGCTGGCCGCCGAGCGGGCGCTCCACCAGCACCTCCTCCACGCTGCCGACCCGCTGCCGCCGGAGCCGCAGGGCGATCGCCCGCTGCACGGTCATCGCCCGGCGCCGGCGCTCCTCCCGCACTTCCGGGGGGACCTGGTCGGACATCCGGCCCGAGGGCGTGTCCTCCTCCTGGGAGTACGCGAACACGCCGACGTGGTCGATCTCCGCCCGGCGCAGGAAGTCGAGCAGCTGCTCGAAGTCCTCCTCGGTCTCGCCGGGGTGGCCGGTGATGAAGGTCGACCGCAGGGTGACGCCCGGCACCCGCTCCCGGACGCGCGCCAGGAGGCGAAGGTACGCCTCCGGGTCCGCAGGCCGGTTCATGAGCCGCAGCACCCGGGGGCTGCCGTGCTGGAGGGGTACGTCCAGGTAGCGCACCACCTTGGGCTCGGTGGCCAGCACGTCGATCAGCTCGTCCGTCACCCGGGTCGGGTAGAGGTAGTGCACCCGGATCCACCGCAGCCCGGGGATCTCCGCCAGGCGGCGCAGGAGCTCGGGCAGCATGAGGCGGCGGTAACGGTCCAGGCCGTAGTAGCTCGTGTCCTGGGAGACCACGATGAGCTCCTTCACGCCCAGCCCGGCCAGCCTCCAGGCCTCCTCGAGGACCGACTCGACGGGCCGGCTGCGGTAGTGGCCCCGCATGAGGGGGATGCTGCAGAAGCTGCAGGCGCAGTTGCAGCCCTCGGCGATCTTGAGGTAGGCGGTGTGCGAGGGCGTCGTGAGGACCCGGTCGAAGTTCCAGTCGGCGATGGCGTCGGGGTCGCTCACCGCCTCCACCCGCTGTCCCTCCCAGACCCGGCGCACGACCTCCACGATTCGCGGGTAGTCGGCGGTGCCGATCACCGCGTCGATCTCCGGGATCTCGTCGAGGAGTTCTTCCTTATATCTAGATACCAGGCAGCCGGCGACGACGAGCGCGCGGCACCGGCCCGTCTCCTTGGCCCGGGCCGCCTCGAGGATCGCCTCGATGGATTCCTTCTTGGCCGCCTCGATGAACCCGCAGGTGTTGACGACGAGCACGTCGGCCTCGTCCCGGCGGTTCGTGACCTCCAGGCCCTCCCCCAGGACGAGCCCGATCATCGATTCCGTGTCCACCAGGTTCTTGGCGCAGCCCAGCGAGATGAAGCCGACCTTCAGCGCGTTGCCCAAGTGATCCCTTCCCTCCAGCCGGAACTACCGTCCGCGTGCCGCATCAGCCCGAGGCCCGCAGATCGTCCCGCGCAAGGTCGGCCGCGAAATCCGCCGGATCGATGTCAAGGACGCGGACTCCGGCCTCCTCCAGCGCGATTCTATCGTACACGAGGGAGTTACATGGAGCCAGCCGTGCCACACTCGTGCGCAAGCGAAAAGAACGAGGTGTGGCCGGCCGCACGCGCGGCCGGCCACACCTCCGCCCTCCGGTGGGACGGCCCGGTCGGGACCGTCACCTGCGCAGTGCCGTCTGGAACTGCTCCTCCTCCGTCGACCCCCGCAGGGCCAGCGTCGAGCTCTGGCCGCCGGAGACGACCTCGGAGACGAGGTCGAAGTAGCCCGTGCCGACCTCCCGCTGGTGCTTGGTGGCCGTGTAGCCATACCGCTCCAGCTCGAACTCCCGCTGCTGCAGGCGCACGTAGGCGGTCATCCCCTCCTCGGCGTAGCCGCGGGCCAGCTCGAACATCGAGGCGTTCAGGGCGTGGAAGCCGGCCAGGGTGATGAACTGGAACTTGTAGCCCATCGCACCGAGCTCCCGCTGGAAGCGGGCGATGGTGTCGTCGTCGAGGTGGCGCTTCCAGTTGAAGGACGGCGAGCAATTGTAGGCGAGGAGCTTGCCCGGGAACTCCCGGTGGATGGCCTCGGCGAAGCGGCGGGCTTCCTCGAGGTCGGGTCGGGAGGTCTCGAACCACAGGAGGTCGGCATACGGCGCGTAGGCCAGCGCCCGGCGGATCGCCTGATCCAGGCCGGCCCGCACCACGAAGAAGCCCTCCGGCGTGCGCTCGCCGGTGAGGAACTCGTGGTCCCGGGGGTCGATGTCGCTCGTGAGGAGCGTCGCGCCCAGGGCGTCCGTGCGGGCCACGAGGATCGTGGGCACCCCCATCACGTCGGCGGCCAGGCGGGCGGCGGTCAGGGTGCGGATGAACTGGCCCGTCGGCACCAGCACCTTGCCGCCCATGTGGCCGCACTTCTTCTCGGCGGCCAGCTGGTCCTCGAAGTGGACCCCCGCTGCCCCGGCCTCGATCATCGCCTTCATCAGCTCGAAGGCGTTCAGCGGGCCGCCGAACCCGGCCTCGGCGTCGGCGACGATCGGGGCCAGCCAGTACGTGTCGTCCCGCCCCTCGGCCCAGTGGATCTGGTCGGCCCGCCGCAGGGCGTTGTTGATCCGCCGGACCACGGCGGGGCCGCTGTTCGAGGGGTACAGGCTCTGGTCGGGGTACACCTGCTCGGCCAGGTTCGCGTCGGCCGCCACCTGCCAGCCGCTCAGGTAGATCGCCTTGAGGCCGGCCTTTACCATCTGGACGGCCTGGCCCCCCGTCAGGGCGCCCAGCGCCGCCACGTAGTCCTCCGTGTGCAGGAGGTGCCACAGGCGCTCGGCCCCCAGCCGGGCCAGCGTGTATTCCACGGGGACCGACCCCCGGAGCCGCACCACGTCCTCGGCGCTGTAGTCACGCCGGATGCCGCGCCAGCGCTCGCTTGTCGCCCACTCGCGCGCCAGGCGCTCTGCCTGCTCCCGCACCTGCTCCTGCCGGCTCTCCTGGGTCATCCCCGATATCCCCTTTCGGTCAGTCGATGTGTTCGTAGGCGGGAATGGTGAGGAACTCGACGAACTCGCCCCGGAGGGCCACCTCCTCGAACAGGGCCCGGGCCTCCTCGAACCGCCCACGGCCGAAGGTCTCCGGGCCGAGGGCCTGGCGGATCTTGTCGATCTCCTCGTCTTCGATCCGCCGCACCAGATCCGGGGTCACCCGCGGCCCCTCCGCCAGGTGCGCGCCGTGCCGGACCCACTGCCACACCTGGGAGCGGGCGATCTCGGCGGTGGCGGCGTCCTCCATCAGGTTGTAGATCGCAGCCGCCCCCACGCCCCGGAGCCACGACTCGAGGTACTGGATCGCGACGCTGACGTTGTTCCTGAGCCCCCCTTCCGTGATGGACCCGCCCGGCACCCGCAGGTCCAGGAGGTCACGGGCGCTGACGTCCACCTCGTCCCGCCGCCGCTCGATCTGGTTGGGGCGGGCCCCCAGGATGCCGTCGAACACCTCCGTGGCCACGGGAACCAGGTCGGGGTGCGCCACCCAGGTGCCGTCGAAGCCGCCCTGCGCCTCGCGCACCTTGTCTTCCCGCACCTTGGCAAGCGCCACCTCGTTCACCCGGGGGTCCTTGCGGCTCGGGATGAAGGCGGCCATGCCGCCGATCGCGTGGGCCCCGCGGCGGTGGCAGGTCTTCACCAGCAGCTCCGTGTAGGCCCGCATGAAGGGTACCGTCATGGTGACCTGGGCCCGGTCGGGGAGCACCATGTCCGGGCGGGAGCGGAACTTCTTGATGGCGCTGAAGATGTAGTCCCAGCGCCCGGCGTTCAGGCCGGCGGAGTGGTCCCGCAGCTCGTAGAGGATCTCGTCCATCTCGAACGCCGCCAGGATGGTCTCCACGAGGACGGTGGCTTTGATGGTGCCCCGGGGGATACCCAGGGCGTCCTGGGCGAAGTTGAAGACGTCGTTCCAGAGACGGGCCTCGAGGTGGCTCTCCAGCTTGGGCAGGTAGAAGTACGGGCCGGTGCCTTTCTCGAGCAGCCGGCGGGCGTTGTGGAAGAAGTACAGGCCGAAGTCCAGGAGGCTGCCGGAGACCGGCTGGCCGTCGACCCGGATGTGCTTCTCCACCAAGTGCCAGCCTCGAGGCCGGACCACCAGGGTGGCGATCGTGTCGCCGAGCCGGTACACCTTGCCCTCCGGGCTGGTGTACTCGATCCGGCGCTCCACCGCGTCGACGAGGTTGACCTGGCCGCCGATCACGTTCTCCCAGGTGGGCGAGTTGGCGTCCTCGAAGTCGGCCATGAACACCCGGGCGCCGGAGTTCAGGGCGTTGATCATCATCTTCCGGTCGACGGGCCCGGTGATCTCCACCCGCCGGTCCTGCAGGTCCCGGGGGACCGGAGCCACCCGCCAGTCGCCTTCCCGGATGTGGCGGGTTCCGGGGAGGAAGTCCGGCATCTCCCCGGCGTCCAGCCGCGCCTGGCGCTCCGCCCGCTGCTTGAGGAGCGCCTCCCGGGTGGGGTTGAATTCCCGGTGCAGCCGGGCCACGAAGTCGAGGGCGGCCGGCGTCAGGATCTCGTCGAACCGGGGGCCAAGGGGACCGAGAACCTCCACACCTTCCGCAAGTGCCATCCGTCCGACCTCCGCTCGTCGTCGTCGGAGAACCTCTCTCACTCCCGCCTCTGGACCCTGTATATAGCGGCCCCGGCAGGGAAACGGTAAGCGATCCGCGATGAATGGTCGCTATGCGCGCATGAAACGCCGGGCTGCGGGAAGCGGGCGTTCGGAGAGAGGATTCCCGCGGCCGGTATCGTATAGTAAAACCGCATAGTTTGTCCATTCGTGCGAGCCTGTCTCCCGAGGGGGTGGGAGTGGCCGGCACGGTTGGCGTGCTGTCGGTTCGTGT
Coding sequences:
- a CDS encoding ketopantoate reductase family protein, whose amino-acid sequence is MAGEAPRRRIAVVGAGAIGSLFGAFLTLAGEEVWLVNPPGPHLEIIRQQGLRVVPAGGAAVMGGEPVRVVRPRVSSDPAEVGAVDLVLIAVKAYRTREAVRWALPLLGPGTAVLTLQNGLGNAEAIEEAVGAGRVVVGVTSHGAGRPEPGLVVHAGAGPTVIGPWRGAPPAFAGEVAAVLRRAGIEVEVVGAAGVERALWTKLAVNAAINGPGALLRVPNGALVESPSARRLLRSAAREVAAVAGRRGTPVLDPDPAARAEAVARATGPNRCSMLQDVERGRPTEVEAIYGAVVAEAGRLGVPVPTCADLYLLIRALEETRPRQGPEGLQAGGAPGTSA
- a CDS encoding AAA family ATPase — its product is MRQRPGLAEIALGAALGIGVFLGLQGYNVLPAFALAGLFFLFSQVPGLRAPTRARAAAGPGAIPRVDFDEIGGQETAKKELKEALDFVVQRDRIRQLGIRPLKGILLTGPPGTGKTLLAKAAASYTDSVFLAASGSEFVEMYAGVGASRVRDLFRRAREMARHAGKASAIIFLDELEVLGGRRGAHQSHLEYDQTLNQLLVEMDGIQTDADVQIVVVGATNRPDLLDPALLRPGRFDRIVQVDLPDLKGRLAILEIHVRQKPLGPDVDLEQIARQTFGFSGAQLESLTNEAAILALREGAEAIEQRHLVEAIDKVILGEKVDRRPTPEEKRRVAVHEAGHAVVAEWVEPGSVASVTITPRGRAMGYVRSHPENDRYLYTREMLEGQIRVALAGAIAEDVVFGSRSTGAQSDFEKVVHLARQIVESGLSEMGVVDMESADRARVNEVISKVVQEQEEAVRAYLQQHRAVLGGVAEILEDRESMEGDELRRILARPSLAAVAGTEG
- the rimO gene encoding 30S ribosomal protein S12 methylthiotransferase RimO; protein product: MGNALKVGFISLGCAKNLVDTESMIGLVLGEGLEVTNRRDEADVLVVNTCGFIEAAKKESIEAILEAARAKETGRCRALVVAGCLVSRYKEELLDEIPEIDAVIGTADYPRIVEVVRRVWEGQRVEAVSDPDAIADWNFDRVLTTPSHTAYLKIAEGCNCACSFCSIPLMRGHYRSRPVESVLEEAWRLAGLGVKELIVVSQDTSYYGLDRYRRLMLPELLRRLAEIPGLRWIRVHYLYPTRVTDELIDVLATEPKVVRYLDVPLQHGSPRVLRLMNRPADPEAYLRLLARVRERVPGVTLRSTFITGHPGETEEDFEQLLDFLRRAEIDHVGVFAYSQEEDTPSGRMSDQVPPEVREERRRRAMTVQRAIALRLRRQRVGSVEEVLVERPLGGQPGWYVGRTQGQSPDVDGVVRLHAPDAGLRPGDFVAAEITGVRGYDLVARLAPEAPTPGTTSRALREGRAPAPMV
- the aceA gene encoding isocitrate lyase, which gives rise to MTQESRQEQVREQAERLAREWATSERWRGIRRDYSAEDVVRLRGSVPVEYTLARLGAERLWHLLHTEDYVAALGALTGGQAVQMVKAGLKAIYLSGWQVAADANLAEQVYPDQSLYPSNSGPAVVRRINNALRRADQIHWAEGRDDTYWLAPIVADAEAGFGGPLNAFELMKAMIEAGAAGVHFEDQLAAEKKCGHMGGKVLVPTGQFIRTLTAARLAADVMGVPTILVARTDALGATLLTSDIDPRDHEFLTGERTPEGFFVVRAGLDQAIRRALAYAPYADLLWFETSRPDLEEARRFAEAIHREFPGKLLAYNCSPSFNWKRHLDDDTIARFQRELGAMGYKFQFITLAGFHALNASMFELARGYAEEGMTAYVRLQQREFELERYGYTATKHQREVGTGYFDLVSEVVSGGQSSTLALRGSTEEEQFQTALRR
- the aceB gene encoding malate synthase A, giving the protein MALAEGVEVLGPLGPRFDEILTPAALDFVARLHREFNPTREALLKQRAERQARLDAGEMPDFLPGTRHIREGDWRVAPVPRDLQDRRVEITGPVDRKMMINALNSGARVFMADFEDANSPTWENVIGGQVNLVDAVERRIEYTSPEGKVYRLGDTIATLVVRPRGWHLVEKHIRVDGQPVSGSLLDFGLYFFHNARRLLEKGTGPYFYLPKLESHLEARLWNDVFNFAQDALGIPRGTIKATVLVETILAAFEMDEILYELRDHSAGLNAGRWDYIFSAIKKFRSRPDMVLPDRAQVTMTVPFMRAYTELLVKTCHRRGAHAIGGMAAFIPSRKDPRVNEVALAKVREDKVREAQGGFDGTWVAHPDLVPVATEVFDGILGARPNQIERRRDEVDVSARDLLDLRVPGGSITEGGLRNNVSVAIQYLESWLRGVGAAAIYNLMEDAATAEIARSQVWQWVRHGAHLAEGPRVTPDLVRRIEDEEIDKIRQALGPETFGRGRFEEARALFEEVALRGEFVEFLTIPAYEHID